From Roseburia hominis, the proteins below share one genomic window:
- a CDS encoding relaxase/mobilization nuclease domain-containing protein has product MAITKLMNIKQGKKGKSQHLYNSLTYVLNPDKTEEGLWIGGNVGTTAEEVYQGMLDTKQDWEKTEGRQGYHFVISFQPGETNEQTAYQVIRKFCEQYLGDFYDYVFALHNDHAHLHGHIIFNSVNRMSGYKYRYEKGDWEKFIQPVTDQICKEYGLKQLVFDEERKGISYAEWNAKTQGTMDWKTIIRADIDAAVRSSNSIQEFEKQMRQMGYQISHGVSKKYGTYYSFLAPGQKRAWRNYRLGERYSYEKLLLRISDKKQFYYEREGIKKLYACRWHTKQPVLVKGLQKKYLQTQILIRRRYRFCQNPYVMDQKKIRTILLRIEQYREETNYLLRRNVQTMEDVKERLREVKQEEKILYQQKDTEALLRRDTAYQEYKMLLEKLAMISKQDGSFESLQDRLEQMQEHFPDTVETHLEERIQKIREEKRLLYRIQKREKEDAFLYLQIKKPKSFVPNFGTKMKGAERVWVKK; this is encoded by the coding sequence ATGGCGATTACGAAACTGATGAATATTAAACAGGGAAAGAAAGGAAAAAGTCAGCATTTATATAATTCCCTCACATATGTATTGAATCCGGATAAAACAGAAGAAGGACTTTGGATTGGAGGAAATGTTGGAACTACAGCAGAAGAAGTCTATCAGGGAATGTTAGATACCAAGCAGGATTGGGAAAAGACAGAAGGAAGACAAGGATATCATTTTGTCATTAGTTTCCAACCGGGAGAAACAAATGAGCAGACGGCATATCAGGTAATCCGGAAATTTTGTGAACAATATTTGGGAGATTTTTATGACTATGTTTTCGCTTTACATAATGATCATGCACATTTACATGGACATATTATTTTCAATTCCGTGAATCGTATGAGTGGATATAAATACAGATATGAGAAAGGAGATTGGGAAAAATTTATTCAGCCGGTTACAGATCAAATCTGTAAGGAATATGGATTAAAACAGCTTGTGTTTGATGAAGAGCGTAAAGGAATTTCTTATGCAGAGTGGAATGCAAAAACACAAGGGACAATGGATTGGAAAACCATTATCCGGGCAGATATTGATGCTGCAGTCCGCAGTTCGAATTCGATACAGGAATTTGAAAAACAGATGAGACAAATGGGATATCAAATCTCTCATGGCGTATCTAAAAAGTATGGAACATATTATTCTTTTTTGGCACCTGGACAAAAACGCGCCTGGAGAAATTATCGTTTAGGAGAACGATATTCTTATGAAAAACTGCTGTTACGAATCTCAGATAAAAAACAATTCTACTATGAACGAGAGGGAATAAAAAAGTTATATGCCTGTCGCTGGCATACGAAGCAGCCGGTGCTTGTAAAAGGACTACAGAAAAAATATCTTCAGACACAGATTCTAATTCGCCGGAGATATCGTTTTTGTCAAAATCCGTATGTGATGGATCAAAAAAAAATCCGGACAATCTTACTGCGTATTGAACAATACCGGGAGGAAACGAACTATTTGCTGCGAAGGAATGTCCAAACAATGGAAGATGTTAAGGAGCGGTTAAGAGAAGTAAAACAAGAAGAAAAAATTTTGTATCAGCAAAAAGATACAGAGGCTTTGTTAAGGAGGGATACTGCTTATCAAGAGTATAAGATGCTGTTGGAAAAGCTTGCGATGATTTCAAAGCAGGATGGTTCTTTTGAAAGTTTACAGGATCGTTTGGAACAGATGCAAGAACATTTTCCAGACACTGTTGAAACACATCTGGAGGAACGGATACAAAAAATCCGAGAAGAAAAAAGATTATTGTATCGAATTCAGAAACGTGAGAAAGAAGATGCATTTCTCTATTTACAAATAAAAAAACCAAAATCCTTTGTACCGAATTTCGGTACAAAAATGAAAGGAGCAGAAAGAGTATGGGTGAAGAAATAA
- the mobC gene encoding plasmid mobilization relaxosome protein MobC — MTELAKKHSESCFKNGKVNLSGYLRNLLLIQSNQRPTYEKDLKELAYQIRKIGVNINQVTAKINRGYQGMDAIWELEKHQRKIESYMEEFQKN, encoded by the coding sequence TTGACAGAACTGGCAAAGAAACATTCCGAAAGTTGTTTCAAAAATGGGAAAGTCAATCTGTCAGGATATTTACGAAACCTATTATTGATACAAAGCAATCAGAGGCCAACGTATGAAAAAGATCTTAAGGAGCTGGCATACCAGATTCGAAAAATTGGAGTCAATATCAATCAGGTTACTGCAAAAATCAATCGAGGCTATCAGGGAATGGATGCAATCTGGGAATTGGAAAAGCATCAAAGAAAGATTGAAAGCTATATGGAGGAATTTCAAAAAAACTAG
- a CDS encoding AAA family ATPase, producing MEQRNYIDIYRGEEFVHAAYPKKRDCYVKLKEYVEQEPAPMGKICALYGIRRTGKTVMMQQCIAEMPEKQKKQSVYLLCKTGCDMYQLQFALNELIRQEGMKNIFIDEITELEDFQVYGNALSDGYPILGARIIVAGTDSLGIGLAEMNILYDRVEEIHTSHVSYAEFSRLLGGKSLDEYIEFGGTLTDSPYKTKQSRDQYLNSAIVNNILHSLEKNEEVRKHRTVLTELYDQDELVSVINKMINKFSYQITVKAIQKYFKSAPLYSTLNNMRNSDIIDGLAVEDVNRAVRKALHVKDREEMTTVLRENDLEELKFYLKELDLFLEIPCYRSWKHGGKENPLEIILQPGMVYAQATALTEILSKDEYWNASCQIENQNEFKKRADHFVKGILLENILLSETYLWLQEVDAKEYYVSQLSVLLPEIKKTAEADMLILDQKHQEVHLFEIKHSDKIVEEQTRHLRNELFLNYIRENFGEVKSRSVIYLGVDQKVENPSGEISYWNAEKFLERVHKMHVEKKVDFAELLFAGTERKQNLSAKKKTTERKMSDRAPKL from the coding sequence ATGGAGCAAAGAAATTATATAGATATTTACCGAGGAGAAGAATTTGTACATGCAGCATATCCAAAGAAAAGAGACTGCTATGTAAAGTTAAAAGAATATGTGGAACAAGAACCAGCTCCTATGGGAAAAATCTGTGCGCTTTATGGGATTCGGAGAACTGGAAAAACAGTTATGATGCAGCAATGTATTGCTGAAATGCCGGAAAAACAAAAGAAACAAAGTGTATATTTACTTTGTAAGACAGGTTGTGATATGTATCAGCTGCAATTTGCATTAAACGAATTAATTCGTCAGGAAGGTATGAAAAATATATTCATTGATGAGATCACAGAGCTAGAAGATTTTCAAGTGTATGGCAATGCATTATCTGATGGGTATCCAATTCTTGGAGCAAGAATTATTGTGGCCGGAACAGATTCTTTAGGAATTGGGTTGGCAGAAATGAATATTTTATATGACCGGGTAGAAGAAATTCATACCTCTCATGTGTCTTATGCGGAATTCTCAAGGCTGCTTGGCGGAAAAAGTCTTGATGAGTATATTGAATTTGGAGGAACATTGACAGATAGTCCATATAAAACAAAACAATCGAGAGATCAATATTTGAATTCTGCAATTGTCAATAACATCCTACACTCACTGGAAAAAAATGAAGAAGTAAGGAAACATAGGACAGTTTTGACGGAGCTGTATGATCAGGATGAATTAGTATCTGTTATCAATAAGATGATTAACAAATTCAGTTATCAGATTACAGTGAAGGCAATTCAAAAATATTTTAAAAGTGCGCCGCTGTATTCTACATTGAATAATATGAGAAATTCGGATATCATTGATGGATTGGCAGTGGAAGATGTAAACCGGGCGGTACGAAAAGCCTTGCATGTAAAAGACCGTGAGGAAATGACAACAGTGCTTCGGGAAAATGATTTGGAAGAGTTGAAATTTTATTTAAAAGAATTGGATCTTTTTTTGGAAATTCCGTGTTATCGTTCCTGGAAACATGGAGGGAAAGAGAATCCGTTGGAAATCATTCTGCAGCCGGGGATGGTATACGCACAGGCAACTGCGCTGACAGAAATTTTGTCCAAAGATGAATATTGGAATGCGTCTTGTCAGATTGAAAATCAGAATGAATTTAAAAAGAGGGCAGATCATTTTGTAAAAGGAATCCTGTTGGAAAATATTTTGTTATCAGAAACATATCTATGGCTACAGGAAGTAGACGCAAAAGAATATTATGTGTCTCAATTGAGTGTATTATTGCCGGAAATTAAGAAAACTGCTGAGGCAGATATGCTGATTTTGGATCAGAAACATCAAGAAGTTCATTTATTTGAAATCAAACATTCTGATAAAATTGTAGAAGAACAGACAAGACATTTGAGAAATGAACTATTTTTAAATTATATCCGGGAAAACTTTGGAGAAGTTAAAAGCAGATCCGTCATTTATCTTGGAGTGGATCAAAAAGTGGAAAATCCTTCAGGAGAGATTTCATATTGGAATGCAGAGAAATTTCTGGAACGAGTTCACAAGATGCATGTGGAAAAGAAAGTTGATTTTGCGGAATTGCTTTTTGCTGGAACAGAAAGAAAACAAAATTTGTCTGCAAAGAAAAAAACTACAGAAAGGAAAATGTCAGATCGGGCGCCAAAGCTTTAA
- a CDS encoding glucosaminidase domain-containing protein codes for MDSDEECDENYDLQKAAPLPYLTASEKLAWNRLTWKEQQSYLEEGIRETRKEQLEHSSWQRQPEMETIPWQGEITEVQEETVRTTKILEATSAAVSEFHETEEGNVKPHERMQERKELGESLEKKTDIQSGQLDKREFVARQPVRILHEDIRIAKSDHAIGTQMRREIFKQTKAKYSERMDKNICKSSRRMEETGSVMGAYAKTLSTESIKGSGATAAGTSLATGTAIASTNIPQAAAAIGKKTAETFRAYLQKKAMLNDYAVSEAQKHLEAVKEENKNMDTLPSAVRYTAAGIGAVLLSAIAAVAQAAMSLLMMLLSSTIAFLLPLLLIMTTVMALISLVSAITSSESAGYGLPSFVTEDMMQAFFEVQEEKGIPVSSGIAQLIAESGFGSYGPGGENGEGLSRLAYDYKNLFGIKYSQRDTYAVSVVNMTTGEQTPTGGDYQIVAGFSVYPDYAACIQQRGAMLSRGNYAQHVGAYLNPNDGTYTKDQAKLFVAGIREAGWATSLTYTETCISIMDRYQLYQFDNMTYETYQQGAGGSYNGEVTEEMQRIVDTAKNNAGVYPCTPDYCARWVTGVYMAANAGTIPRGNAIDMWNTYKTTGSTSMENIPPGAIVCGSGSGYMGSIYGHVGIYLGNGMVANNVGHFSIESLSDWCAWQRATCQGHTGWIGWVYPGGVPQK; via the coding sequence ATGGATTCGGATGAAGAATGTGACGAAAACTATGATTTACAAAAAGCTGCTCCATTACCTTATCTTACTGCAAGTGAAAAGTTGGCATGGAATCGTCTGACGTGGAAAGAACAACAGTCTTATTTAGAAGAAGGCATCCGGGAAACCAGAAAAGAACAGTTGGAACATAGTTCGTGGCAGAGACAACCTGAAATGGAAACTATCCCGTGGCAGGGAGAAATAACAGAAGTGCAGGAAGAAACTGTGCGAACAACAAAAATTCTGGAAGCAACATCGGCGGCAGTGTCAGAATTCCATGAAACGGAAGAAGGAAATGTAAAGCCCCATGAGCGGATGCAGGAAAGGAAGGAGTTGGGAGAGAGTCTTGAAAAGAAAACAGATATTCAGTCGGGACAACTTGATAAAAGGGAATTCGTTGCACGACAACCAGTGCGGATTCTTCATGAAGATATCCGGATTGCAAAATCTGATCATGCAATAGGAACACAAATGCGCAGAGAAATTTTTAAGCAGACAAAAGCTAAGTATTCAGAAAGGATGGATAAAAATATTTGTAAATCTTCTCGCCGGATGGAAGAGACCGGATCAGTAATGGGAGCTTATGCTAAGACATTATCGACAGAAAGTATCAAAGGTAGTGGAGCAACCGCGGCTGGAACTAGCCTGGCAACCGGAACTGCGATAGCATCCACAAATATTCCCCAAGCTGCAGCTGCAATTGGGAAAAAAACAGCAGAGACTTTTCGAGCCTATCTGCAGAAAAAAGCGATGTTAAATGATTATGCGGTAAGTGAAGCGCAAAAGCATTTAGAAGCGGTCAAAGAAGAAAATAAAAATATGGATACATTACCATCGGCTGTGCGTTACACGGCTGCAGGGATTGGAGCTGTATTACTTTCAGCAATTGCGGCAGTTGCACAGGCAGCGATGTCGCTGCTCATGATGCTGTTATCTTCAACAATTGCATTTTTGCTTCCATTGCTTTTAATCATGACAACCGTGATGGCGCTGATCAGTTTGGTATCTGCAATTACCAGCTCAGAATCTGCGGGATATGGCTTACCCTCTTTTGTAACAGAAGACATGATGCAGGCGTTCTTTGAAGTGCAGGAAGAGAAAGGAATTCCGGTTTCCAGTGGAATTGCACAGCTGATCGCAGAGTCAGGATTTGGATCTTACGGACCAGGTGGTGAAAATGGCGAGGGACTGTCAAGGCTTGCATATGACTATAAAAACCTATTTGGAATTAAATATTCGCAACGTGATACATATGCGGTATCCGTAGTAAATATGACAACAGGTGAGCAAACGCCGACCGGAGGAGATTATCAGATTGTTGCGGGCTTTTCGGTTTATCCGGATTATGCTGCATGTATTCAGCAGAGAGGGGCAATGTTAAGCAGAGGAAATTACGCGCAGCATGTAGGAGCATATTTGAATCCGAACGATGGAACTTATACGAAAGATCAGGCAAAACTTTTTGTGGCTGGAATCCGGGAAGCAGGTTGGGCTACATCTTTAACCTATACAGAAACCTGTATTTCGATTATGGATCGTTATCAGTTATATCAGTTTGATAATATGACGTACGAGACATATCAACAGGGAGCGGGCGGTTCGTATAACGGAGAAGTGACAGAAGAAATGCAAAGGATTGTTGATACCGCTAAAAACAATGCCGGAGTTTACCCATGTACACCGGATTATTGCGCACGGTGGGTTACAGGAGTGTATATGGCAGCGAACGCAGGAACAATTCCACGCGGAAATGCTATTGATATGTGGAATACTTATAAAACCACTGGATCGACCAGTATGGAAAATATTCCGCCTGGAGCGATTGTCTGTGGAAGTGGAAGCGGTTATATGGGTTCTATTTATGGGCATGTTGGTATTTATCTTGGAAATGGAATGGTAGCGAATAATGTAGGTCATTTTTCAATTGAATCGTTGAGTGACTGGTGTGCATGGCAAAGAGCAACCTGTCAAGGTCATACCGGTTGGATTGGCTGGGTATATCCGGGAGGCGTTCCGCAGAAGTAA
- a CDS encoding VirB4-like conjugal transfer ATPase, CD1110 family has product MATFNGNRAFTMKKQKTMPVTKLPKNVKQSFQVVKAYENGIFQIEPKTKQAVYDRSYVFEDINYINKNTNEKKSFLTELMLWLNAMEVEFKITLANEYQSKKEFLRSIRSEKHRDSYPEIAQGIRQWQEERLEETNPNVTTLRYLTITARADNEEHAKIYLNAVEAVVLEAFEGWGSRINPLSTEERINLLQTFAMPGKPQEQQYIHYPENKRRQKDWKNDILPRSIKQYRNFMIMGDTYVTVLFGARYRKTVNSDSFIRSLSNVSYPSLITMDFAPVETEAINDKLSAVQVNNERAISDEIDEKRKRGIPAISASYQREKRKRKIESYIERLDDNDEKGFFMNLLVILTAKDEETLAERVQEMQASGKKEGVRLETCDYTQLKAWNTALPIGGRQVDYMRFFLTASLVAFQPYFAQDIIESGGQMMGINRTTKHFIIANRKLLPNPHGIIVGFSGTGKSMMIKLTEVSQTLLATDDDIVIIDPQNEFADSCERYGGSYFDLTPKSGIYLNGFEVSQEAFQATEEIRKKFVATQTEYAKTVCAAAMKNINVTQEHDSIISRCTERMYEEVFAQKKLKKQPTLIWLREEIGKELQHVKSIHDEELVRSIYNSLEEYTTGSCDMLAHPSNVQIQKRLVGFGMTNVPENNWEAVMVTILHYLSVRMDYNKRFQRATHLIVDETQVVSKKPGSAQQLNNAVITFRKFGGIVTMAMQNVTAALANQTLTELYANCSYKCFLDQGGVDAQSLSMIQELSAKEFQALSRGKVGQGVMVWNKKVVLFDAMIGKNNKLYQVYNTDFHEKAENHQSKGSYSIKPEEGKKISPEMRQLILQITSAIEVSREDVARFSGEDEETCKAYLEQLVQEGSLNKIQGTEVYRKAGS; this is encoded by the coding sequence TTGGCAACATTTAATGGAAATCGTGCATTTACGATGAAAAAACAGAAAACCATGCCAGTAACAAAGCTGCCTAAAAACGTGAAACAGTCCTTTCAGGTTGTAAAAGCTTATGAAAATGGAATATTCCAGATTGAGCCTAAAACAAAGCAGGCTGTCTATGATCGCAGTTATGTTTTTGAAGACATAAATTATATTAATAAAAATACAAATGAGAAGAAAAGTTTCTTGACAGAATTGATGTTATGGCTCAATGCGATGGAAGTAGAATTTAAAATTACACTTGCGAATGAATACCAGAGTAAAAAAGAATTTCTTCGATCCATTCGTTCTGAAAAGCATCGGGACAGCTATCCGGAAATTGCACAGGGAATACGCCAGTGGCAGGAAGAACGTCTGGAAGAAACAAATCCGAATGTGACAACGCTTAGATATCTGACGATTACTGCGCGGGCAGATAACGAAGAACATGCTAAAATTTATTTAAACGCAGTAGAAGCGGTGGTATTGGAAGCATTTGAAGGATGGGGAAGTCGGATCAATCCATTATCTACAGAGGAACGCATCAATTTGTTGCAGACATTTGCGATGCCAGGAAAGCCGCAGGAACAGCAATATATTCACTATCCAGAAAATAAAAGACGGCAGAAAGACTGGAAAAACGACATTTTACCGCGGAGTATCAAACAATACAGAAATTTTATGATTATGGGCGATACCTATGTGACAGTGCTTTTTGGTGCACGTTATCGAAAAACAGTGAATTCAGATTCTTTTATCCGATCACTATCAAATGTTTCTTATCCATCTCTGATTACGATGGATTTTGCACCAGTGGAAACAGAAGCCATTAATGATAAATTATCGGCTGTTCAAGTAAATAATGAACGTGCGATTTCGGATGAAATTGATGAAAAGCGTAAAAGAGGAATCCCGGCAATTTCCGCATCTTATCAGAGAGAAAAACGTAAACGGAAAATAGAATCTTACATTGAGCGTTTGGATGACAATGATGAAAAAGGGTTTTTTATGAATCTGCTTGTGATCCTCACGGCGAAGGATGAAGAGACGTTGGCAGAACGTGTACAGGAAATGCAGGCATCCGGGAAAAAAGAAGGAGTACGTTTGGAGACCTGTGATTACACACAGTTAAAAGCATGGAATACAGCTTTACCGATCGGAGGACGGCAAGTGGATTATATGAGATTCTTTTTAACTGCATCACTGGTCGCATTTCAACCATATTTTGCACAGGATATTATTGAATCTGGCGGACAAATGATGGGAATCAACCGTACAACAAAACATTTCATTATCGCGAACCGGAAATTATTACCGAATCCGCATGGGATTATCGTTGGATTTTCTGGTACAGGGAAATCTATGATGATTAAATTGACGGAAGTATCACAGACACTTTTGGCAACAGATGATGATATTGTGATTATTGATCCGCAAAATGAGTTTGCTGACAGTTGTGAACGGTATGGAGGCAGTTATTTTGATTTAACACCAAAAAGTGGAATTTATTTGAACGGATTTGAAGTTTCACAGGAGGCATTTCAGGCTACTGAAGAAATACGGAAGAAATTTGTTGCCACACAAACAGAATATGCCAAGACTGTGTGCGCTGCAGCTATGAAAAACATTAATGTGACTCAGGAGCACGATTCCATTATCAGTAGATGTACGGAACGCATGTATGAAGAGGTATTTGCCCAGAAGAAGCTGAAAAAGCAACCGACTTTGATTTGGCTGCGGGAAGAAATTGGAAAAGAGCTGCAGCATGTTAAAAGTATTCATGATGAGGAACTGGTAAGAAGTATTTATAATAGCCTTGAAGAATATACAACAGGAAGCTGTGACATGTTAGCACATCCATCCAATGTACAAATTCAGAAAAGATTGGTTGGTTTTGGGATGACAAATGTACCGGAAAACAACTGGGAGGCAGTTATGGTAACTATCCTGCATTATCTTTCTGTCCGGATGGATTACAACAAACGTTTTCAAAGAGCAACACATCTGATTGTGGATGAGACACAGGTTGTATCGAAAAAGCCAGGAAGTGCACAGCAGCTGAATAATGCAGTAATCACATTTCGTAAGTTTGGAGGCATTGTGACAATGGCAATGCAAAATGTTACAGCAGCTCTTGCCAATCAGACGCTTACAGAACTCTATGCGAATTGTTCTTACAAATGTTTTCTGGATCAGGGAGGTGTGGATGCACAGAGTCTCAGCATGATTCAGGAATTGAGTGCAAAAGAGTTTCAGGCACTTAGCCGCGGAAAAGTAGGACAAGGAGTCATGGTCTGGAACAAAAAGGTTGTATTGTTTGATGCTATGATTGGAAAAAATAATAAGTTATATCAGGTCTATAATACAGATTTTCATGAGAAAGCGGAAAATCATCAGAGCAAAGGAAGCTATTCTATCAAACCGGAAGAAGGAAAGAAGATTTCTCCGGAGATGAGACAACTAATTTTGCAGATTACGAGCGCTATTGAAGTATCCAGAGAAGATGTAGCGCGTTTCAGCGGCGAAGATGAAGAAACTTGTAAAGCTTATTTGGAGCAATTGGTACAGGAAGGGAGTTTGAATAAGATACAGGGAACTGAGGTGTATAGGAAGGCGGGATCATAA
- a CDS encoding PrgI family protein, which translates to MKIDLNMDFETQFKTEFWKGFSGSEMLCGGIALVLSGIMVFTVWRITGLPINVCVYFGIPVMIPVIFLGIIKYQGHSMLEMFREWCYFYRTRELGTEMEEYQERKNVFTMDQKPKGKGGV; encoded by the coding sequence ATGAAAATTGATTTGAATATGGACTTTGAAACACAATTTAAAACAGAGTTTTGGAAAGGGTTTTCCGGAAGTGAGATGCTTTGTGGAGGAATTGCATTAGTATTGTCAGGAATTATGGTGTTTACGGTATGGCGTATCACAGGACTGCCAATTAATGTTTGTGTTTACTTTGGAATTCCAGTCATGATTCCGGTGATTTTTTTAGGAATCATTAAATATCAGGGACACAGTATGTTGGAAATGTTCCGAGAATGGTGTTATTTTTATCGAACACGAGAACTAGGTACAGAAATGGAAGAATACCAGGAACGGAAAAACGTATTTACGATGGATCAAAAGCCAAAAGGGAAAGGAGGAGTATAG